The following DNA comes from Microthrixaceae bacterium.
CAAGATGAGGTCACTCACCAGGTTAACTGGGTAAGGCCTGTGATAGACGATCACGTTGATAGGCCGGAAGTGTACGCACGGTAACGTGTTGAGCTGACCGGTACTAATCGGCCGAGGGCTTTAGTTGTTCTACATGGTTGTTCGTACTTGCTATCAACTTTTCAAAGATCTTGGTTTCGGTGGTTTTAGCGAGAGGGTCACACCCGTTCCCATCCCGAACACGGTAGTTAAGCCTTTCAGCGCCGATGGTACTTGGGACGGGAGTCCCTGGGAGAGTAGGACGCCGCCGGATTTCGTATGAAACGGGTTGGAGGAACCAGTTGCTGGTTCCTCCAACCCGTTTTCGCTCGTTTTTTCCGCATTTAACCGCCATCAACCGAGATCGTCCAACCGAGATCTATGGCGGTGTGGGTCAACCCCTTTTGTGGTCCCGCCGGTCGTACGTCCGCGTTCAACTACACTCGCTCCAATGCCATCCGATGCTCCGAAATCATCGCGGGAACCATCGCGTTCGCCCTCGAGCGGTCAGAACCGCGGCTCCGGCGCGAAAGCGTCTGGAGTGCGCTCGGACGGCACACCTCGGCGCCCGAACCCCAAGGCCCGCAAGCGCATTCCGCCGCCGCCGGCGCGGGAGCCAAAGCAGTGGATCCGTGACGACGAGCCGGCTTCGGGCGAGCGTCAACGCCGCAACAGCGAGGACCGGAACCGGGAGCGGGCCCGTCGTGGCGACGCCCCCTTCGCCACCGAACTGTCGCCGAGTGGCGCCGGCGGTGCCGGCGGGCTCGAGCCGGAGATCGATCGTCGGGAGTTCGAGGCGCTCGCCAATTCGAAAGCCCGCGCCAAGACGTTGGCCAATCGCGTCGGCGAGGCGGCTTCGCATTTCGCCGCCGAGCGATACATCGACGCACGCCGGTTGTTGCGCCCGATTGCCGAGGAGCTCCCCGGGTCGCCGACCGTCCGCGAGTTGTACGGCCTGACCCAGTACTGCCTCGGGAATTGGAACGAGGCGGTTCGCCAACTCGAGGCGCTGCGGGCGATGCCCGGTTACAACTGCGAGCAGCACCCGGTTCTGATGGACAGCTATCGGGCGCTGAAGCGTTGGCACGAGGTCGACGAGCTCTGGGAAGAGCTGCGCGAGGTTTCTCCGTCGAAGGAGTTGATCGTCGAGGGGCGCATCGTCGCCGCCGGCGCCCTTGCGGATCGGGGGAAGCTCAAGGCGGCTGTCGATCTGCTGGAGGACGGTTGGAAGGCGCCTCGACGTCCAAAGCCCGCACACCTGAGCCAGGCCTATGCGCTCGCGGATCTGTATGAGCGATCCGGCGACGTGATCCGGGCTCGAACGCTGATGGGCTGGGTGGCCACGATGGACCCCGGATTCTCCGACGCCGCGCAACGTGCGGAATCGATGTAATCGCGGATTGTTCGGTACGCTGGAACGACGTTCGCCAACCATAAGGAGAAGATGGTGGATATCCAGAGCCTGCTCGGCAACGAGGCCGAGACGCTGCTGTCGCACGAGTCGAAGACCATCACGAAGGACCGACTTCACCTGCCCGGCCCCGACTTCGTGGATCGCATCTTCGCCCAGAGCGACCGCTCGCCCCAGGTCCTTCGGAACCTCCAGGCACTGTATGGCCACGGCCGTCTCGCCAACACCGGGTATGTGTCGATCCTTCCGGTCGATCAGGGCATCGAGCACACCGCTGCGGCATCCTTCGCCCCGAATCCCGAGTATTTCGACCCCGAGAACATCGTCGAATTGGCGATCGACGGCGGCTGCAACGCCGTGGCGACCACCTTTGGCGCCCTCGGTCTGATGAGCCGCAAATATGCGCACCGAATCCCGTTCATCGTGAAGGTGAACCACAACGAATTGCTCACCTACCCGAACAGCTTCGATCAGGTGCCCTTCGGTTCGGTGCAGCAGGCCTTCGACCTCGGTGCCGCCGGCATCGGCGCCACGATCTACTTCGGTTCCGAGGAGTCGCGCCGTCAGATCCGTGAGATCTCCGAGATGTTCGAAGAGGCCCACCAACTCGGCATGTTCACCGTGTTGTGGTGCTACCTGCGCAACGACGGTTTCAAGGTCGATGGGGTCGATTATCACGACGCTGCCGACACCACCGCCCAGGCGAACCACATCGGTGCCACGATCAACGCCGATATCGTCAAGCAGAAGCTGCCGACCAAGAACGGCGGATTCAACGCCATCGGTTTCGCCAAGACCCACAAGCTGGTCTACGAAGAACTCACCACCGACAACCCGATCGACCTGTGCCGTTGGCAGGTGGCGAACGGGTACATGGGGCGTATCGGCCTCATCAACTCGGGCGGCGAGTCGAAGGGCGAGTCCGACCTCGCCGATGCGGTGCGCACGGCGGTCATCAACAAGCGCGCCGGGGGAACCGGTCTGATCTCGGGCCGTAAGGCCTTCCAGAAGCCACGCGCCGAAGGTGTCGCCCTGCTCAACGCGATCCAGGACGTGTACCTCGACGGTTCGATCACCGTCGCCTGATCCGGCCGCTGGCGGTGACCACCTGGGTCCTCGACCTCGACGGGGTGATGTGGCGTGGCGACACGTCGATCCCCGGGTCCGCCGACGCGGTCGCAGCACTCGACGCCGCCGGGCACACGGTGGCGTTCTGTACGAACAACTCGTCGCAGCGGATCGGCTTCTACATCGAGAAGCTGATCCGCTTCGGCGTTGTGGAGACCATCGCGTCGCGGACCGTCAGCTCGGCGACCGCGGCGGGAACGCTGATCGAAGCGGGTGAACGCGTGTTGTTGTGCGCCGGCGAGGGGGCGCGCGAGGCGGTCGAGGACGCGGGAGGGGAACTCGTCGACGATCCCCGCGCTGCCGAGCGGGTGATCGTGGGGTTCCACCGCAGCTTCGACTACGACGCCATGTTGGGTGCCACCCGGGCGGTGCTCGGCGGCGCGACGCTGCTGGCCACCAACGACGACCCGATCTATCCCGCCGCGGATGGGCCGGCCCCCGGCGGCGGGGCGATCCTCGCCTCGATCGTTGCGGCGACGAGCCAGGCTCCGACGGTCGCGGGCAAACCCCATGAGCCGATGGCGGCGCTGATCCGGGCCAGGTTCACCGATTCCACCGGCTCTGGCGGCTCCATGGCCCCCGAAGCACCGTCGGCTGGCGTCTTCGTCGGGGATTCACCGCGAACCGACGGTGCGATGGCGGCACGGCTGGGCTGGCCCTTCGCCATGGTGTTGTCGGGCAATCACACACACAGCGACGAGGCCTGGCAGGCCCCGAACCTCGCCGACCTCGTCGAGGGTTACCTGCACGGGTCGGAGCGCTTCGGTGGCTAGCCGTCGCCGCCTCGACGCGGAGCTGGTCCGCCGCAAGATCGTCGACAGCCGCTCCGAAGCACAGCGCCTCATCGAAAAGCGCGCGGTGACGGTGAACGGATCGATCGCCGACAAGGCGGCCCGGCAGGTCGACCCGGGTGACGCGATCGAACTGGTCGGCCCGAAGAAGCGCTACGTCAGCCGCGGGGGAGACAAGCTCGCCGCGGCACTCGATGCGTTCGGGATCGACCCAGCCGGGATGACGGTGCTCGACGCCGGCGCCTCGACCGGAGGTTTCACCGATTGTTGCCTGCAACGTGGTGCAGCCAGGGTGATCGCCGTCGACGTCGGCTACAACCAACTCCACGAACGGCTGCGGTCCCACGAGCGCGTCGAGAGTCATGAGCGCTTCCACGTCAAGGATCTGACCCCACAGCAGTTCGGACTCGTCGACCTGTTGGTGGCGGATCTGTCGTTCATCTCGTTGCGCAGCGTGGCTCGGCCGCTGTTGAGCGTCGTGGCGCCGGGTGCCGACCTGGTGGTGCTCGTGAAGCCGCAGTTCGAAGCCGGCCGCTCCGAGGTGTCGAAGGGCAAGGGGATCATCACCGATCCCGAGATCCACGCCCGCACCGTGGCCGAGGTGAGCGAGGCCTTCGAGGCGCTCGGCGCGACCCGTTTGGGTTCGATCGAATCGCCGATACACGGCGCCCAGGGCAACACCGAATTCCTGGTGTGGTTCCGGCGCAGCGCTTCGGAATTGCCCGACGCCGACCTCGGCGGAGCCCGTATCGTCGGCGAAGCCCGTATCGTCGGAGAGAGCCCGCCGCGAGGTACCCGGACATGAGCGCATTCGGATTCTTGTTGCACGGCGACCGCGACCTCGCTCGAAGCCTCGGTGCCGATCTGACCCGGTGGCTGATCGAACGGGGCCACGAGGTCCGGCTGCTGGAGCGCGACGCGGCACGGGCGGGGTACCCGACGTTGGCCTTCGAGGAATCGGAGTTCGCCGCGGGCCTCGACCTGATCGTGGGCATCGGCGGGGACGGCACGATGCTCGACGCCGTGACCCTCGCCACGGCCGACGACATCGCGGTGCTCGGCATCAACGTTGGCCAACTCGGCTATCTGACCGCCGTCGAACCCGAACACGCACACGGAGCGATCAAGCGGTTCCTGGCCGGGGCCTACACGATCGAGGACCGGATGCGGATCGGCGGGGTGGCCCGGCGGGCCAACGGAACCCAGGAGGTGATTTCGCCGGCGTTGAACGAAGTGTTGGTCGAGCGGGCCGAACTCGGTCACACGATCCGCGTCGATGTCGCCCTCGACGGTGCCCCGTTCACCCCCTATGTCGCCGATGCCATCATCTTGGCGACGCCGACCGGGTCGACCGCATATGCGTTCAGTGCCCGCGGTCCGATCATGGATCCGCGGATGAGCGCGCAGGTGCTCGTGCCGGTGGCGCCCCATATGTTGTTCGACCGGCCGCTGGTGCTGGCGCCGACGTCGATGGTGCGTATGACGGTGAGTGGCAGTCGTCCGGCGCACCTGTCGGTGGACGGCCATTCGGAGATGCACCTCGACCCGGGAGACTCGATTCTGTGCACCGCAGCGGACACGCCGGCGCGCCTGGTGCGGTTCCCGAGCCCGAACCGGCATCACCACCACGTGCTGAAGACCAAGTTCGGACTCCCGGATCGCTGAACCTCCGCCGAACTGCCGCCCAGCGCTGTGGCCAGCACTGGACCGGCACTGTGCCGGCAGGGTCTGTGTCGGTGAGGTGAGGGGAGATGGCCGCGGCACTAGGCTCGCCGACGCCATGTTGATCGAGCTTGCCGTGCGTGATCTGGGCGTGATCGCCGACCTTCGTCTCGATTTCGGGGCGGGGATGAGCGCGTTGACCGGTGAGACCGGGGCGGGCAAGACGATGGTGATCGAGGCTCTCGGATTGCTGCTCGGAGCCAAGGCCGATCCGTCCCGTGTGCGTCCGGGGGCCGAGCGCAGCGTGATCGAAGGCCGTTTCGTCGACGCCGAAGGTCAGGAGCGGATCCTCAAAAGGGTCGTGCTCGCCGAGGGTCGTTCACGCTGCTACGCGGACGGGGAGATGGTCTCGGCGGCGGCGCTCGCCGAACTGGGGGCGCAGCTCGTGGAGATCTGTGGGCAGCACAGCCACCAGCAGCTTCAGTCGGCTCGTAGCCAGCGCGAGGCGCTCGACCGCTTCGCCGGCATCGACCTCGAACCGTGGCACGCCGCCCGGAGACAGTGCCGCGACCTGGCCGACCGGCTCGACGCCCTCGGCGGCGACGATCGCGCCCGGGCCCGCGAGATCGACCTGTTGCGTTACCAGCTCGAGGAGTTGGACCGCGCCGCCATCGAGGACCCGAACGAGGACGAGGCCCTCAGCGAGGAGGAGGATCGACTCGCCGATGCCGTCGCCCACGTCGGAGCGGGAAGCGAGGCGATCGCTGCGCTCCACGGCGACGAATCCTCGGCGGCGCCGTTGGCGTCGGCGGCAGACCGCATCGGCGAGGCGGTGGCGGCCCTTGCCTCGCGGTCGCCGTTCGCCGCGATCGGGGTTCGGCTTCAGGGGCTGAGTGCGGAGCTGTCCGACGCCGTGGATGAGCTGCGGTCGCTCACCGAGTCGATCGAACCCGACCCGGAGCGTCTCGACGAGATCCGGTCTCGCCGTCAACTGCTCGTCGAGTTGCGCCGCAAGTACGGCGATTCGCTCGCCGAGGTGATGGAGATGCATCGCGAACTCGCCGAGCGTCTCGACGAATTGACCGGCCACGAGGCCCGCGCCGCCAAGCTCGAGGCCGAACTCCGCGCCGCCCAGGCGGTCGAGGCCACCGAACGGGAGCGGGTGTATTCGGCTCGGGTGGCGGCTGCGCCGAAGCTGGCAGCGGCAGTGCAGGATCATCTCGGCGAGGTCGCCCTGCCCAATGCGAGGGTCGAGATTCGCGTATCGAACGGGGGCGAGTCATCCGCGGAGTCGGGCGGCGACGTCGAGTTCGCCATGAGTACCAACCCGGGCATGGCGCCGGCGCCGATCGCCAAGGCCGCTTCGGGTGGCGAGTTGTCCCGGGCGATGCTGGCCCTGCACCAGGTGCTGAGCTCGGGCGCGCCGACGATGGTGTTCGACGAGGTCGACGCCGGGATCGGCGGCACCGCAGCGACCGCGGTGGGCCGGGCACTCGCGCGGGTCGCTTCGTCGCGACAGGTGCTGGTGGTGACCCACCTGCCCCAGGTCGCGGCCCACGCGGATGCTCAGTTCTCGGTCGAAAAGAGCGGCGAGGATCTCGCCGTGTCGACGATTCGCACCCTCGACGACGACGAGCGCGTGATTGAGTTGAGCCGCATGTTGTCGGGCAGCCCCGACAGCGACGCCGCCCGCGCCCATGCGGCCGAACTGCTGAGCTCGGCAGGCCGCGGCTCGGGGGCGCAATGACCCAGCCGATCACCGGCGCGGCCTTCGCCGACGCTCGAACCAAGGACCTCGTCAAGCGGCTGCTGCCCGGACAGATCGCGGTGATCGACCACCGCGACCTCGATCGGGTGGCGGCCGAGACGCTGGTCGAGTCGGGGATCGCCGCGGTCATCAACGCGGACGAGTCGAGTTCTGGCCGCTACCCGAACGAGGGGCCGATCATCGTGTTGGAGGCGGGGATCGCCCTCGTCGACCGGGTCGGCGCGCAGATCATGGACGCCGTGTCCGACGGGCTCGAGGTGACCATCGATCCCGATGGCCGTATCAGCGCGGACGGCGAGACGATCGGCCATGGGGTGCGCCAGAGCCTCGAGTCGATTCACGAGATCCACGAGGAGTCGCGCAAGAACCTGGGCCAGGAGTTCATCCGCTTCATCGAAAACACCGTCGAGTATTTCGATCACAACCAGGACCTGGTGAGCGACGATCTCGAGATCCCCGATGTCGGCATCGACTTTGAGGGCCGTCACGTGCTGATGGTGGTGCGCGGTCACGATTACCGCGAAGACCTGACCCTGCTGCGCAACAGCGGATATGTCGCCGAGCAACGTCCGTTGCTCATCGGCGTGGACGGCGGAGCGGACGCGTTGTTGGAACTCGGCATGACCCCCGATGTGATCGTGGGGGATTTCGATTCGGTGACCGAGCAGGCGCTGCGCAGCGGCGCGAAGCTCGTCGTTCACGCCTTCCCCGACGGGCGGGCGCCGGGGGCGGAACGTCTCGACGAACTCGGCTGCGACTACGCGGTGTTCAAGGCCTCGGGGACGAGCGAGGACATCGCGATGTTGATGGCCTACAACCAGGGCGCCGAGCTGATCGTCGCCGTCGGGACCCACAGTTCGATGGTCGACTTTCTCGACAAGGGTCGCTCCGGCATGGCCTCGACGATCCTGACCCGGATGAAGGTCGGCCCCGCACTCGTCGACGCCAAGGGGGTGAGCCGCCTCTACCACTCGGGGGTGCGCAAGCGCGACCTGCTCCTGTTGGTCGTCGGCGCGCTCATCGCCATCGCCATCATCATCGTCGTATCGGATCCGGTGCGACTCGTGATCCACTCGATCTGGTCGGATCTGACGGGCTGAGGAGCCACATGATCAACCTTCGTTTCCACATCGTGAGCATCGTTGCGGTCTTCTTGGCGCTCGCCATCGGCATCTTGACCGGCTCCACCCTGCTCGACCGTGCGACCATTCAGGTGCTCGAGGATCGCCAGCAGAGCCTCGATGACCGCAACGAGGAACTGCGCGGCCGGGTTGCGGCGCTCGAGGACAACACCAAGCGCCGCGACCTCGCCCAGGCGGCCCTCGACGATCAGGCGTTGGCCGAGTTGGTTCCCGGTCTGGTCGCCGACGAGCCGTTGCTGTTGATCGCCGCTCGGGGGATCGACGAGGACACGGTGAACGGCACCTCGGAATTGTTGGCCGACGCCGGTGCGAACGTGTTGGGCACCGCCTGGTTCGACGAACGCCTCGACCTTCGCGAGGCCCAGGTGCGTACCCGGCTCGCAGCGGCGTTGGACGTGTCGGATTCGACGTTGGCGGCGCTGGTGGAGGCCCTGGCGGTTCCGCTGAGCGTTCCGACGCCTGCCACGACCACGACGACCGCCGCATCGGTGGACCCTGCGGCACCGGTCGATCCCGCCGCACCGGTCGACCCTGCGGCACCGGTCGATCCCGCCGCTCCGGTCGACCCTGCCGCGCCGGTCGACGACCAGGCCCAACCGCCGGAGGGGGCGACGACGCAGGATCCGACGCCCGAATCGGGGATTGACGCGCCGCTCGCGTTGCTTCGGGCGCTCGTCGACGGCGGGTTTGTCGACTGGTCGGCTCCGAACGGCACCGAGTCCATGCCCTCGGAGTTGCCGGCCGGCGCCGTTCAGCTGCTCGTGGTGTCCGGTGAGGGCGCCGAGTTGGCCGACGACGGGTTCCTCATGCCGCTCGTCGGAGCGCTCGCCGCCCATCGTCCGGGGGTGATCGTCGGGGAGGTGCAGCGGCCGCGCAGCGATATGGAACAGCTCAGCGATGCCTCCCATGAACGGCGCGGCGCGGTGGTCGATCCCATCCGAAGCGATTCGACGCTGTCCGGGCGGGTCGTCACCGTCGACAACGTGGACGAGCCGTGGGGCAAGCTGGCGGTGGTGTTCGCACTCGCGGGAATCGATCCACTCGAGTTCGGCGCGTTCGGGATGGCGTCGAGCGCCGATGCCGTCCTGCCGGATCTCGGCGGATGACCGATCTGACCCGCTCGGCGCGGGCCATGACGGTGCTGACCGTCGTGTCCCGGGTGAGCGGCTTTGCACGCATGGTCGTGTTCGCCGCGGTGTTCGGCGGCACGGTGCTCGACAACGTCTACAACAGTTCGAACACCATCCCGAACATCTTGTTCGAACTGTTCGCTGCGGGGGCCCTCCAGGCGGTGCTGGTGCCGACGATGGTGCGTTTGATGCCCCATACCGACACCACCGAGGAGGCCGAGGATCTCGCGGGAACGCTCGTCGGGGTGCTCGGGGTCGTCCTGGCAGCGCTGGGGTTGCTGGCGGCGTTGACGGGGCCGCATCTCATGGGGTGGATGTTGCGCGATATCGATCCGGCGGTTCGTGACCGTTCGGTCGAGGTGGGCGCCTTGTTCCTGTGGTTCTTCGCCCCACAGCTCGTCTTCTATGGCGTCAACGTCGTCGCCACCGCGGTGCTCAACGCCAAGAATCACTTCGCGCTGCCGGTGTTCGCTCCGACGCTGAACAACCTCGTGGTCATCGTCGCCTACCTGATGTATGCGCTCGTCCACGACGGGGAACCCTCGCTGACCATGACGGCGGCCGAGGTGTGGCTCGTGGCGGGCGGTACGACCGCGGCGGTGATCGCCTTTTGCATCCTGCCGGCGTGGGCGGTGCGCAGGAGCGGCTTTTCGTTGCGGCCGCGGTTCAACCTGTCGAACCCGGCGCTGTTTCGACTCGTTCGCGAGGGGGCCTGGGCCGGCGTGTTTCTGGGGTTCACCCAGGTGATTCTCGTCGTGGTGATCGTGGTGGCCAACCGTGTCACCGGCGGCACGACGGCCTACAACCTGGCGTTCGTGTTGTTCACGCTGCCCCACGCGTTGTTCGCCGTGCCGGTGATGACCACCCGGTTCCCCGAGATGTCCCGGGCGGCCGACAGCGGGGATTGGGCGGGCTATGTCGAGTCGCTGTCGACCGCGGTGCGTTCGATCGGGTTTCTCACGTTGTTGTCCTCGGCGGCGGTCGTGGCGTTGGCCTACCCGGGGGCGCGCATCGTGGCGTTCGGGCAGGGGGCGTCGTTGGCCGGGCGGATCGGGGAGGCGACCCTGGCGTTTGCGCCCGGCCTGATCGGCTGGAGCCTGCTGTTGTTGTTCACGCGGGCTTGTTACGCGCGAGGCGATGCCCGCACCCCAGCGCTGGTCAACGGTGGGGTGGCCGCGCTGTGCGTCACCGTGATGTTGGGCGTGGTGCCGCGCCTTGGCGACGAGCATCTCATCACCGGCCTGACCGGCACCTATGCGGCCGGCAACCTCGTCGGGGCCGCGGTGCTGGGGATGGTGCTGGCGCGCCGGGCCCATGGCGATGGGGTGGCGCTGGTGCAGGTCGGTTCCTCACTCGCCCTCAACGCCGTGGCGAGCGTCGTCGCCGGCGGAATCGGGGTCGGGGTCACCGCCACGCTCGGGTCCCAAACCCGCACCGAGGCGCTCATCGCGTCGGCGGTCGGCGCCCCGGTGGTGCTGGGGGTGTTCCTGGGGGTGCGCCGGTTGTTGGGCGGGTCGGGGCCGCGAACCGCGTTGTCCTCGCTCGGGGCGCAGTGACTCCTACGCTGGGCGGGCGATGATGCGTGTTCTCGAAGTGCTCGGCCCCTCCACCGGCGGCATCCGCCGTCACGTGGCGCTGTTGGCGAAGCTGTTGGCGAGCGGCGGCGACGAGGTGGTGGCCGCCGCTCCGACGGGGGTGCTCGACGGCCTCGACGTGGGTGTCGCTGCGGTTCGCGAGGTGCCGGTGCCGACCTCGTTCGACCCCCGCAGGATCGTGAGGGCGGTGCGATCCATGCGGCGCCTCATCGCCGAGACCCACCCCGAGGTCGTGCATGCCCACGGGCTGAAGGCGGCGTGGGTCGCGGTGCTGGCGCGGCCGGGGGTGCCGGTGGTGTTGACGGTGCACAACGTGGTGCTCGACGAGGTGGCCGGGCGGTCGGCGGCGCTGCAGCGATGGCTCGAACGGCGGGTTGTCAAACAGGTCGACCGGGTCATCGCCGTGTCGCCCGAGATCGTCGAGCACCTCGGAGCCGGAACCTTCGTGCTGCCGGCCTCCGAGGCGCCCGTGCCGCGCCGGGAACGTGGCGAGGTGCGTCAAGGCCTCGGACTCGGCGATGACGACCCGCTGGTGGTGTGCGCGGCGCGGCTGCACCCCCAAAAGGATCTGCCGCTGCTGTTGCGCGCCTGGGCCCGGCTCCAGGATCGGGCGGCGTGGTTGCTGATCGTCGGAGACGGCCCGCAACGCGACGAACTCGAGGCGCTTCGCAGCGATCTCGGCCTCGACAGGGTTTTGATGCCGGGGGCGAGCCCCCACGCGGTCGACGAACTCAACGCCGCGGATCTGGTGGTGATGAGCTCGCGTTGGGAGGGCGCGCCGCTGGTCATCGCCGAGGCGATGCAACTCGGCAAGGCGATCGTGTCGACCCGCGTCGGCGTGGTGCCCGACATGATTCTCGGCTGCGGCGAGGTCGTCGAGGTGGGAGACGAGGACGCGCTGGTCGCGGCGATCGACCGGTTCCTTGCCGATGACGAGCTGCGTGAGAATTGTGCGAAGTCCGCGCTGGAGCGGGGTCGGGTGCTCTACGGTGCCCAACGACTCGTCGACGAGGTTCGCGGCGTGTACGTGGAGGTCGTAGCGAGGTGAAGGTGCGCCTGGAGACTCGCCGGACCGGGTCGTCGACGCGGTGGTCGTGGCTGAATCGCGGTTCCCGTCGCAACCTCGCGCTCGTCGTCGTGCTCGTCGCCGTGGTCCTGGCATCGACGCCCTCGACGGCGGGTGCGCAGGTGGAACAGGACCCCCTCGACGCCGATTCCAGCCAGTCCGGCCCCGGTCGGGTCCTGATCATCAGCGCACCGCGGCTGACCTGGCAGAGCGTCGAACAGGTTGCTCCGCCGCATCTGATGGAGCTGTTTTCGCAGTCAGCGCTCGCCTCGACCTCAGTGCGGGCTGCGGCGAGTGTGACGAGGCCCGCGGATGGCTATCTCACGATCGGGGCCGGCAACCGGATGGCCGCGCCCGCGTCGATTTCGGGGGGAGCGACCGTCGAGGTCGGCGAGCTTTTCGGCGACCGCATTCCCTCGGAGTTGTTCCAGCGCACCACCGGGGTCACGCCCACGAAGCCGATCCTGTCGCTCGACAAGCCTCAACTCGACCGCTTCAACGAGGACAACTACCACTTCGGGGCGAGTTCCGGCTCGTTGGCC
Coding sequences within:
- a CDS encoding TlyA family RNA methyltransferase codes for the protein MASRRRLDAELVRRKIVDSRSEAQRLIEKRAVTVNGSIADKAARQVDPGDAIELVGPKKRYVSRGGDKLAAALDAFGIDPAGMTVLDAGASTGGFTDCCLQRGAARVIAVDVGYNQLHERLRSHERVESHERFHVKDLTPQQFGLVDLLVADLSFISLRSVARPLLSVVAPGADLVVLVKPQFEAGRSEVSKGKGIITDPEIHARTVAEVSEAFEALGATRLGSIESPIHGAQGNTEFLVWFRRSASELPDADLGGARIVGEARIVGESPPRGTRT
- the recN gene encoding DNA repair protein RecN, which encodes MLIELAVRDLGVIADLRLDFGAGMSALTGETGAGKTMVIEALGLLLGAKADPSRVRPGAERSVIEGRFVDAEGQERILKRVVLAEGRSRCYADGEMVSAAALAELGAQLVEICGQHSHQQLQSARSQREALDRFAGIDLEPWHAARRQCRDLADRLDALGGDDRARAREIDLLRYQLEELDRAAIEDPNEDEALSEEEDRLADAVAHVGAGSEAIAALHGDESSAAPLASAADRIGEAVAALASRSPFAAIGVRLQGLSAELSDAVDELRSLTESIEPDPERLDEIRSRRQLLVELRRKYGDSLAEVMEMHRELAERLDELTGHEARAAKLEAELRAAQAVEATERERVYSARVAAAPKLAAAVQDHLGEVALPNARVEIRVSNGGESSAESGGDVEFAMSTNPGMAPAPIAKAASGGELSRAMLALHQVLSSGAPTMVFDEVDAGIGGTAATAVGRALARVASSRQVLVVTHLPQVAAHADAQFSVEKSGEDLAVSTIRTLDDDERVIELSRMLSGSPDSDAARAHAAELLSSAGRGSGAQ
- a CDS encoding NAD(+)/NADH kinase; the protein is MSAFGFLLHGDRDLARSLGADLTRWLIERGHEVRLLERDAARAGYPTLAFEESEFAAGLDLIVGIGGDGTMLDAVTLATADDIAVLGINVGQLGYLTAVEPEHAHGAIKRFLAGAYTIEDRMRIGGVARRANGTQEVISPALNEVLVERAELGHTIRVDVALDGAPFTPYVADAIILATPTGSTAYAFSARGPIMDPRMSAQVLVPVAPHMLFDRPLVLAPTSMVRMTVSGSRPAHLSVDGHSEMHLDPGDSILCTAADTPARLVRFPSPNRHHHHVLKTKFGLPDR
- the steA gene encoding putative cytokinetic ring protein SteA, which gives rise to MTQPITGAAFADARTKDLVKRLLPGQIAVIDHRDLDRVAAETLVESGIAAVINADESSSGRYPNEGPIIVLEAGIALVDRVGAQIMDAVSDGLEVTIDPDGRISADGETIGHGVRQSLESIHEIHEESRKNLGQEFIRFIENTVEYFDHNQDLVSDDLEIPDVGIDFEGRHVLMVVRGHDYREDLTLLRNSGYVAEQRPLLIGVDGGADALLELGMTPDVIVGDFDSVTEQALRSGAKLVVHAFPDGRAPGAERLDELGCDYAVFKASGTSEDIAMLMAYNQGAELIVAVGTHSSMVDFLDKGRSGMASTILTRMKVGPALVDAKGVSRLYHSGVRKRDLLLLVVGALIAIAIIIVVSDPVRLVIHSIWSDLTG
- a CDS encoding HAD-IIA family hydrolase, coding for MTTWVLDLDGVMWRGDTSIPGSADAVAALDAAGHTVAFCTNNSSQRIGFYIEKLIRFGVVETIASRTVSSATAAGTLIEAGERVLLCAGEGAREAVEDAGGELVDDPRAAERVIVGFHRSFDYDAMLGATRAVLGGATLLATNDDPIYPAADGPAPGGGAILASIVAATSQAPTVAGKPHEPMAALIRARFTDSTGSGGSMAPEAPSAGVFVGDSPRTDGAMAARLGWPFAMVLSGNHTHSDEAWQAPNLADLVEGYLHGSERFGG
- a CDS encoding glycosyltransferase family 4 protein, encoding MMRVLEVLGPSTGGIRRHVALLAKLLASGGDEVVAAAPTGVLDGLDVGVAAVREVPVPTSFDPRRIVRAVRSMRRLIAETHPEVVHAHGLKAAWVAVLARPGVPVVLTVHNVVLDEVAGRSAALQRWLERRVVKQVDRVIAVSPEIVEHLGAGTFVLPASEAPVPRRERGEVRQGLGLGDDDPLVVCAARLHPQKDLPLLLRAWARLQDRAAWLLIVGDGPQRDELEALRSDLGLDRVLMPGASPHAVDELNAADLVVMSSRWEGAPLVIAEAMQLGKAIVSTRVGVVPDMILGCGEVVEVGDEDALVAAIDRFLADDELRENCAKSALERGRVLYGAQRLVDEVRGVYVEVVAR
- a CDS encoding copper transporter; translation: MINLRFHIVSIVAVFLALAIGILTGSTLLDRATIQVLEDRQQSLDDRNEELRGRVAALEDNTKRRDLAQAALDDQALAELVPGLVADEPLLLIAARGIDEDTVNGTSELLADAGANVLGTAWFDERLDLREAQVRTRLAAALDVSDSTLAALVEALAVPLSVPTPATTTTTAASVDPAAPVDPAAPVDPAAPVDPAAPVDPAAPVDDQAQPPEGATTQDPTPESGIDAPLALLRALVDGGFVDWSAPNGTESMPSELPAGAVQLLVVSGEGAELADDGFLMPLVGALAAHRPGVIVGEVQRPRSDMEQLSDASHERRGAVVDPIRSDSTLSGRVVTVDNVDEPWGKLAVVFALAGIDPLEFGAFGMASSADAVLPDLGG
- a CDS encoding class I fructose-bisphosphate aldolase, which produces MVDIQSLLGNEAETLLSHESKTITKDRLHLPGPDFVDRIFAQSDRSPQVLRNLQALYGHGRLANTGYVSILPVDQGIEHTAAASFAPNPEYFDPENIVELAIDGGCNAVATTFGALGLMSRKYAHRIPFIVKVNHNELLTYPNSFDQVPFGSVQQAFDLGAAGIGATIYFGSEESRRQIREISEMFEEAHQLGMFTVLWCYLRNDGFKVDGVDYHDAADTTAQANHIGATINADIVKQKLPTKNGGFNAIGFAKTHKLVYEELTTDNPIDLCRWQVANGYMGRIGLINSGGESKGESDLADAVRTAVINKRAGGTGLISGRKAFQKPRAEGVALLNAIQDVYLDGSITVA
- a CDS encoding tetratricopeptide repeat protein; this translates as MPSDAPKSSREPSRSPSSGQNRGSGAKASGVRSDGTPRRPNPKARKRIPPPPAREPKQWIRDDEPASGERQRRNSEDRNRERARRGDAPFATELSPSGAGGAGGLEPEIDRREFEALANSKARAKTLANRVGEAASHFAAERYIDARRLLRPIAEELPGSPTVRELYGLTQYCLGNWNEAVRQLEALRAMPGYNCEQHPVLMDSYRALKRWHEVDELWEELREVSPSKELIVEGRIVAAGALADRGKLKAAVDLLEDGWKAPRRPKPAHLSQAYALADLYERSGDVIRARTLMGWVATMDPGFSDAAQRAESM